In Neisseria brasiliensis, the following proteins share a genomic window:
- the ispD gene encoding 2-C-methyl-D-erythritol 4-phosphate cytidylyltransferase: MKRNIALIPAAGIGARFGAGKPKQYVEINGKTVLQHTVDIFEQHEQIDFIAVIVSPEDHIFQTASDKVGIFKVGGETRAETVRNGVEVLLKQGLAAETDNILVHDAARCCLPAEALSRLIEAAANVEQGGILAVPVADTLKRAGEDSQITATVSRAGLWQAQTPQLFQTALLHRALSADDLSSVTDEASAVEMLGVQPLLVLGDTRNLKLTLPQDEFIVRLLLAN, translated from the coding sequence ATGAAACGCAATATCGCTTTGATTCCGGCTGCCGGTATCGGCGCACGTTTTGGCGCGGGCAAGCCCAAGCAATATGTGGAAATCAACGGCAAAACCGTGTTGCAACACACTGTCGATATTTTCGAGCAGCATGAGCAAATTGATTTTATTGCCGTTATCGTGTCGCCGGAAGACCATATTTTTCAGACAGCCTCGGATAAAGTCGGCATATTTAAGGTGGGCGGGGAAACGCGTGCCGAAACCGTGCGCAACGGTGTGGAAGTTTTATTAAAACAAGGTTTGGCAGCGGAAACCGACAATATTTTGGTGCACGATGCCGCACGTTGCTGCCTGCCTGCCGAAGCCTTGAGCCGCTTGATTGAAGCAGCAGCCAATGTCGAACAAGGCGGGATTCTGGCGGTGCCGGTGGCGGACACTTTGAAACGCGCGGGTGAAGACAGCCAAATCACGGCAACCGTTTCGCGCGCCGGATTATGGCAGGCGCAAACGCCGCAGCTTTTTCAGACGGCCTTATTGCACCGCGCTTTGTCTGCCGATGATTTAAGCAGCGTGACCGATGAAGCATCGGCGGTGGAAATGCTGGGCGTGCAGCCGTTGCTGGTGTTGGGCGACACGCGCAATTTAAAGCTGACCTTACCGCAAGATGAATTTATTGTGCGTTTATTGCTCGCTAATTGA
- the ispF gene encoding 2-C-methyl-D-erythritol 2,4-cyclodiphosphate synthase, with product MNIRIGQGYDVHQLVEGRDLILGGVKIPFEKGLLGHSDADALLHAITDAVLGAAALGDIGKLFPDTAAENKDADSRFLLREAYKAVQAQGWQVVNVDSTIIAQQPKLRPHIDAMRANIAEDLGIDMACVNVKGKTNEKLGYLGRMEAIEAQAAVLLARIGSE from the coding sequence ATGAATATCCGTATCGGACAAGGTTATGACGTTCACCAACTGGTCGAGGGGCGCGATTTGATTCTCGGCGGCGTGAAGATTCCGTTTGAAAAAGGCTTACTCGGCCATTCCGATGCCGATGCTTTGTTGCACGCGATTACCGATGCGGTATTGGGGGCAGCGGCGTTGGGTGACATCGGGAAGCTGTTTCCTGATACGGCGGCGGAAAACAAAGATGCCGACAGCCGCTTTTTGCTGCGTGAAGCCTATAAAGCGGTGCAGGCGCAGGGTTGGCAAGTAGTGAATGTGGACAGCACCATTATCGCCCAGCAGCCGAAACTACGCCCGCACATCGATGCCATGCGCGCGAATATTGCCGAAGATTTGGGCATTGATATGGCCTGTGTCAACGTGAAGGGTAAAACCAACGAAAAGCTCGGCTATCTCGGCCGCATGGAAGCGATTGAAGCGCAGGCGGCGGTGTTGTTAGCGCGTATCGGCAGCGAATAA
- the rpiA gene encoding ribose-5-phosphate isomerase RpiA, with amino-acid sequence MATQGELKRIAAEKAVEFVPENEYIGIGTGSTINLFIEALGKSGKKIKGAVSTSKKSSELLAQYGIPELSLNDVHHLAVYIDGADEVNHMLQMIKGGGAAHLNEKIVASAADKFICIADESKYVSRLGKFPLPVEVIPNARSLVSRKLLAMGGQPELRLGVTTFHGNQIVDVHGLNIDRPVTREDEINQIVGVVENGIFGRNAADVLVLGTAEGAKVIYPGQD; translated from the coding sequence ATGGCGACACAAGGCGAATTGAAGCGAATTGCAGCGGAAAAAGCGGTTGAATTTGTGCCGGAAAACGAATACATCGGCATCGGCACCGGTTCGACCATCAATCTCTTTATCGAAGCTTTGGGTAAGAGCGGTAAAAAAATCAAAGGCGCGGTATCGACTTCGAAAAAATCCAGCGAATTGTTGGCGCAATACGGCATTCCCGAATTGTCGCTCAATGATGTGCATCATTTGGCGGTGTATATCGATGGTGCCGACGAAGTGAACCACATGCTGCAAATGATTAAAGGCGGCGGTGCGGCGCATTTGAACGAAAAAATCGTGGCCAGCGCGGCGGATAAATTTATCTGTATTGCCGATGAGAGTAAATACGTTTCACGCTTGGGTAAATTCCCGCTGCCGGTGGAAGTGATTCCGAATGCCCGTTCATTGGTATCGCGCAAACTGTTGGCCATGGGCGGCCAGCCTGAATTGCGTCTTGGTGTGACCACTTTTCACGGCAACCAAATCGTGGATGTGCATGGTTTGAATATCGACCGCCCGGTAACGCGTGAAGACGAAATCAACCAAATCGTCGGCGTGGTGGAAAACGGCATTTTCGGCCGCAATGCCGCAGATGTGTTGGTATTGGGTACGGCGGAAGGTGCTAAAGTGATTTATCCGGGTCAGGATTAA
- a CDS encoding thermonuclease family protein, with product MLKWLAILAAVAGGLGYSSDKIDWLKVGGEVVERVRQVSNWKSVLPDLYELAGIEQADKQKQSQQKNYTGRITRISDGDTIHVTDANGRKHKIRMAHIDAPEMNQAYGTRSRDQLKAVADNAKVKVKVFELDRYGREVAQVFKGNTDLSLMMVREGAAWHYEYYAKKQQNKLAFAEYAAAQKQAKRDRKGLWRAKNPQAPWDFRKQQNAEKNQSTNTKWFGW from the coding sequence ATGTTGAAATGGTTGGCCATTTTGGCCGCAGTGGCCGGTGGCTTGGGGTATAGCAGCGATAAAATCGACTGGTTGAAAGTCGGTGGCGAAGTTGTCGAGCGTGTCAGACAGGTTAGCAATTGGAAAAGTGTGCTGCCCGATTTGTATGAATTGGCCGGCATCGAGCAAGCAGACAAGCAGAAGCAAAGCCAACAGAAAAATTACACCGGCCGCATCACACGCATTTCCGATGGCGACACCATCCACGTCACCGATGCCAACGGTCGCAAACACAAAATCCGCATGGCGCATATCGATGCGCCGGAAATGAACCAAGCCTACGGCACCCGTTCGCGCGACCAATTAAAAGCGGTGGCGGATAATGCCAAAGTCAAAGTGAAAGTGTTCGAGCTGGACCGCTACGGGCGCGAAGTGGCGCAAGTGTTTAAAGGCAATACCGATTTGAGCCTGATGATGGTGCGCGAAGGTGCGGCGTGGCATTATGAATACTATGCCAAGAAGCAGCAAAACAAGCTGGCCTTTGCCGAATACGCCGCCGCGCAAAAACAAGCCAAGCGCGACCGCAAAGGCTTGTGGCGGGCAAAAAATCCGCAAGCGCCGTGGGATTTTCGCAAGCAGCAAAATGCTGAGAAAAATCAAAGCACCAATACCAAATGGTTTGGCTGGTAG
- a CDS encoding uroporphyrinogen-III C-methyltransferase, whose product MSDNKNTPKNESSSQTPAPVVIQQSSGKGLAVGALVLALLGLGASGFLFVQGQNVLRNQELAFTQKIDKAALGESENASLLKDNISRQTTIQAEIERLANAQKANSDQIELNQKAYQELVKGRVNWLVDESESMLNLAAQQLMLSGNVPGAVGVLEHVNSRLSRFDQPELLPIKQAISSDLAELKNRPYVDVSGTALRIDRLETAVAGLPLVVDGTLKPGAAEQVQENPQLSWWENAWEKSLGALKGLVEVRNLESNDSMLLSPEQIYFVRENLRLRLLDARTALLQHNGEVYQSDLNNVEAAVKQYFDNKSPATQSWLKELAELKALDIRMTSGDALKNSLAAVRAYQDGSRVQAAVAAAPVETEAAEPKAASEAAEAQASAPAPASAATMPEAPALPSENKASQPQTPVAPAAKPEAAQEAPAQAKGEQA is encoded by the coding sequence ATGTCAGACAATAAAAATACACCGAAAAACGAGTCATCTTCCCAAACTCCTGCGCCGGTGGTGATTCAGCAATCATCCGGCAAAGGTTTGGCTGTTGGTGCGCTGGTGCTGGCTTTACTGGGCTTGGGTGCGAGCGGTTTCTTGTTTGTTCAAGGTCAGAATGTGTTGAGAAATCAAGAGTTGGCCTTTACCCAAAAAATCGACAAAGCCGCGTTGGGCGAATCTGAAAATGCTTCTTTGCTGAAAGACAACATCAGCCGCCAAACCACCATTCAAGCCGAAATTGAGCGTTTGGCCAATGCGCAAAAAGCCAACAGCGACCAAATCGAGTTAAACCAAAAAGCCTATCAGGAATTGGTAAAAGGCCGCGTCAACTGGTTGGTGGACGAATCAGAAAGCATGTTGAATCTGGCCGCGCAGCAATTGATGCTGTCGGGTAATGTGCCGGGTGCGGTGGGCGTGTTGGAACATGTCAACAGCCGTTTGAGTCGTTTCGACCAGCCTGAATTATTGCCGATTAAGCAAGCCATCAGCAGCGATTTGGCTGAATTGAAAAACCGACCTTACGTCGATGTTTCCGGTACCGCTTTGCGTATCGACCGCTTAGAAACTGCTGTGGCCGGTTTGCCGTTGGTGGTGGATGGCACGCTGAAACCGGGCGCGGCAGAGCAGGTTCAAGAAAATCCGCAGCTTTCATGGTGGGAAAACGCCTGGGAAAAATCACTCGGTGCATTGAAAGGCTTGGTGGAAGTGCGCAATTTGGAGAGCAACGATTCGATGTTGTTGTCGCCGGAGCAGATTTATTTCGTGCGTGAAAACTTACGCCTGCGCCTTTTGGATGCCCGCACCGCCTTGCTGCAACACAACGGTGAAGTGTATCAAAGCGATTTGAACAATGTCGAAGCCGCGGTGAAACAGTATTTCGACAATAAATCACCGGCCACCCAATCATGGCTGAAAGAATTGGCCGAATTGAAAGCCTTGGATATCCGCATGACCAGCGGTGACGCACTGAAAAACAGCTTGGCTGCCGTACGCGCTTATCAAGACGGCAGCCGTGTGCAAGCTGCAGTAGCCGCGGCACCAGTGGAAACCGAAGCAGCCGAGCCGAAAGCCGCTTCCGAAGCTGCTGAAGCGCAAGCATCCGCACCGGCGCCGGCTTCCGCTGCGACTATGCCTGAAGCGCCTGCGTTGCCGTCTGAAAACAAAGCATCGCAGCCGCAAACACCGGTCGCACCTGCTGCCAAACCTGAAGCCGCTCAAGAAGCACCGGCGCAAGCGAAAGGGGAACAGGCATGA
- a CDS encoding heme biosynthesis HemY N-terminal domain-containing protein produces MKSVIWIVILFAVAVGLALASGIYTGNVYVVVEQTMLRINLHAFILGLIAVVVVLYLLVKFLASVLNVPSRLQRFGVARKGNQAVHALNSAGLAFFEGRFEKAELEAAKVLTNKEAGDNRTLALMLGAHAADQMDNLDLRDRYLKDIELLPKKQQLSRYLLLAESALSRRDYPAAEENLNAAAQINPNLTRLVRLQLRYAFDHGNALEVLNKAEKLVRAGAINDYEAEQYQTWAYRRLLALASDQNGLKACLKRIPDNLKAGEMCIEIAQKYERLGLYEQAVKWVNQYYPQTQQVELLEPFVESVRYLSDREQQKAIDTADSWLKARPDNAQLLMYLGQLAYSKQLWGKAQGYLEASLAIKPSLSAHLTLARVFDETNQSQKADAQRKLVLESVVGEEEPVALMTKA; encoded by the coding sequence ATGAAAAGCGTCATTTGGATTGTGATTTTATTTGCCGTTGCCGTAGGTTTGGCACTTGCCTCGGGTATTTACACCGGTAACGTGTATGTAGTGGTTGAGCAAACCATGCTGCGCATCAATCTGCATGCCTTTATTCTGGGCTTGATTGCGGTGGTTGTGGTGTTGTATTTGTTGGTGAAATTCTTGGCCAGCGTGTTGAATGTGCCGAGCCGCTTGCAACGCTTCGGCGTAGCGCGCAAAGGCAATCAAGCTGTGCATGCTTTGAATAGCGCAGGTTTGGCGTTTTTTGAAGGCCGCTTTGAAAAAGCCGAACTGGAAGCGGCCAAAGTATTGACCAACAAAGAAGCGGGCGACAACCGTACCTTGGCTTTGATGTTGGGCGCACACGCTGCCGACCAGATGGATAATTTAGACTTGCGCGACCGCTATTTGAAAGACATCGAATTGCTGCCGAAAAAACAGCAATTGTCGCGCTACTTGCTGCTGGCCGAATCTGCTTTGAGCCGCCGCGATTATCCGGCTGCTGAAGAAAACCTGAATGCCGCCGCACAAATCAACCCAAACCTGACCCGCTTGGTGCGCTTGCAATTGCGTTATGCGTTTGACCATGGTAATGCGTTGGAAGTGTTGAATAAAGCGGAAAAACTGGTGAGAGCCGGTGCGATTAACGATTATGAAGCCGAGCAATACCAAACTTGGGCATACCGTCGCCTGCTGGCACTGGCTTCCGACCAAAACGGCTTGAAAGCCTGCTTGAAACGCATTCCGGATAATTTGAAAGCCGGTGAAATGTGTATCGAAATTGCGCAGAAATACGAGCGTTTGGGCTTGTATGAGCAAGCGGTGAAATGGGTCAACCAATATTATCCGCAAACGCAGCAAGTCGAATTGCTAGAACCGTTTGTTGAAAGCGTGCGCTATTTGAGTGACCGCGAGCAACAAAAAGCCATCGATACCGCCGATTCTTGGTTGAAGGCACGCCCGGATAATGCGCAATTGCTGATGTATTTGGGTCAATTGGCTTACAGTAAGCAGCTGTGGGGCAAGGCGCAAGGCTATTTGGAAGCCAGCTTGGCCATTAAACCGAGCTTGAGCGCGCATTTGACGCTGGCGCGTGTGTTCGATGAAACCAACCAATCGCAAAAAGCCGATGCCCAGCGCAAACTGGTGTTGGAAAGCGTGGTGGGAGAGGAAGAACCGGTTGCCTTGATGACCAAAGCTTAA
- the hemE gene encoding uroporphyrinogen decarboxylase produces MIPLQNDTFLRALLKQPVEYTPIWMMRQAGRYLPEYKATRAQAGSFLDLCKNTELATEVTIQPLERFDLDAAILFSDILTVPDAMGLGLYFAEGEGPKFERPLQHEADIAKLEVPDMAKLQYVFDAVTSIRTALNGRVPLIGFSGSPFTLACYMVEGGSSKEFRTIKTMMYSRPDLLHKILTTNAQAVTAYLNAQIEAGAQAVQIFDTWGGVLSDAAFEEFSLKYMQQIVAGLKRESEGRQVPVIVFAKGGGLWLEKMAAIGADALGLDWTCNIGEARRRVGDKVALQGNFDPFALFGTPESIRTEVARILGDYGQGSGHVFNLGHGINQYANPEHAKILVDTVHELSRQYHK; encoded by the coding sequence ATGATTCCATTGCAAAACGATACTTTTCTCCGTGCTCTTTTAAAGCAACCTGTTGAATACACACCGATTTGGATGATGCGTCAAGCCGGACGCTATCTGCCGGAATATAAAGCTACGCGCGCGCAGGCGGGCAGCTTTTTGGATTTGTGTAAAAACACCGAGCTGGCCACCGAAGTGACTATTCAGCCTTTGGAGCGTTTTGATTTGGACGCGGCGATTTTGTTTTCCGACATTCTGACCGTGCCGGATGCCATGGGTTTGGGGCTGTATTTTGCCGAAGGCGAAGGGCCAAAATTTGAGCGCCCGTTACAGCACGAAGCCGACATCGCTAAATTGGAAGTGCCGGATATGGCCAAATTGCAATATGTGTTTGACGCGGTTACTTCCATCCGCACTGCCTTAAACGGCCGCGTTCCGTTGATTGGCTTCTCCGGCAGCCCGTTCACGCTGGCTTGCTATATGGTCGAAGGCGGCAGCAGCAAGGAATTTCGCACCATTAAAACCATGATGTATTCGCGCCCTGATTTGCTGCACAAAATTTTGACCACCAATGCTCAAGCAGTGACGGCTTATCTGAATGCGCAAATCGAGGCCGGTGCGCAGGCGGTGCAGATTTTTGATACTTGGGGCGGCGTGTTGAGCGATGCTGCGTTTGAAGAATTCAGCCTAAAATACATGCAGCAGATTGTCGCAGGATTAAAACGCGAAAGCGAAGGCCGCCAAGTGCCGGTGATTGTGTTCGCCAAAGGCGGCGGCTTGTGGTTGGAAAAAATGGCGGCTATCGGTGCCGATGCGCTGGGCTTGGATTGGACTTGCAACATCGGCGAAGCGCGCCGCCGTGTAGGTGATAAAGTGGCACTGCAAGGCAACTTTGATCCATTTGCTTTGTTCGGCACTCCGGAAAGCATCCGCACTGAAGTGGCGCGTATTCTCGGCGATTATGGCCAAGGCAGCGGCCATGTGTTTAATCTCGGTCACGGCATCAATCAGTATGCCAATCCGGAACACGCAAAAATCTTGGTCGATACCGTGCATGAGTTATCACGCCAATATCACAAATAA
- the ptrA gene encoding pitrilysin, which produces MSRFFGFCTVYTAVFTALLSISLPYAAAENVQTASATIAAPYRFIDETIHKAPKDKAEYHAVELANGMTVLLISDPNANKSIMAAALPIGSKDDPITQQGMAHYLEHMIFMGSKRYPDVDGLMTFLQKNGGRTNASTNFMRTAYHFHVNHDAFNEAVARMADALAFPILSPEYSKKELNAVNAELVRAKASDTALLASIAANTVNPAHPNAKFMHGNRESLRDKPGSKLHDELLKFHRQYYSANLFKAVLYSKQPIEQLAKLAADTLGKMPNKQVVEPKIDVPLYRAQDKAVLLQYKPLQPSKSIALSFSYPKNEEHLFRAKTGAYLAYLFTNNTAGTLSDYLIKNGLSDSGLIALPADNNGGNESAFVLTLALTEKGWQQRDHIVSMIFQQIKLIKQSGIDDAYYQEIRESLKQSFQTTDVPKSVGYASALAETMLRYPLANIIDAGFVADGLDKAAVMEKLNGMTPDNMRMIEVSDGLNPSQHTTPYFGAVYDIRPFTAQQKAKWLDFSGNPKLVLPQRNPYFADDFSANAQGVKRSHPKALHNQKGLKVFHMPSQHFGENPEVTTTMMFTIMPNQPDLKLGVAALAYGYMNDLAQSQLSYQSQIAGMSVGITPTETGFVLNSGGYAQHLGKLTTDYLKNFTQTPLNADQLEQARKRLLDGLEAQKKAGSLAQAVSVFHDFERYPTFDWDDLYASAKEVNLQDVALVRERILNNINGLRVFSFGNFSDKQVKKLVRDVQKIVPNANHDVYRMRYPDVSQSERKLNHIVNVPHEDNALSIIYMPKGYERLEGRVRASLLTRLLSRWYFDDLRTDKQLGYSVSQGVYTIGKTAGLQFSVQSADATPAEIMHHNQRFFNESWQKLQDLSEEDVARQRNNMLIHLRHKPESLSQEAGRYSSDFLYGNYEFDTRQKIMALTEKLTKQDLLDFYRKAVIEREGFVFASQALGSKAKNGDAAQFEGYEKVNSIAKLQKEFEIKEY; this is translated from the coding sequence ATGAGCCGATTTTTTGGATTCTGTACTGTTTACACCGCCGTTTTCACCGCACTTTTAAGCATTTCCCTGCCCTATGCCGCCGCAGAAAATGTTCAGACGGCCTCTGCCACAATAGCCGCGCCTTACCGTTTTATCGATGAAACCATCCACAAAGCGCCAAAAGACAAAGCCGAATATCACGCAGTCGAGTTGGCCAACGGCATGACGGTATTGCTGATTTCTGATCCCAACGCCAACAAATCCATCATGGCTGCGGCCTTGCCCATTGGTTCAAAAGACGACCCGATCACCCAGCAAGGCATGGCGCACTATTTGGAACATATGATTTTTATGGGCTCCAAGCGCTATCCTGATGTCGATGGCTTGATGACATTCCTACAAAAAAACGGCGGCCGCACCAATGCATCCACCAACTTCATGCGCACTGCCTACCATTTCCATGTCAACCATGATGCTTTCAACGAAGCCGTCGCACGCATGGCTGATGCTTTGGCGTTTCCGATTTTGTCGCCCGAATATTCTAAAAAAGAGCTGAACGCCGTGAATGCCGAATTAGTGCGCGCCAAGGCCAGCGATACCGCGCTACTGGCCAGTATCGCCGCCAACACGGTCAATCCTGCGCATCCAAATGCCAAATTTATGCATGGCAACCGCGAAAGCCTGCGTGACAAACCCGGCAGCAAATTGCACGACGAATTGCTGAAATTCCATCGCCAATACTATTCTGCCAATCTTTTTAAGGCCGTTTTATATTCCAAGCAACCGATTGAGCAGCTGGCCAAACTCGCCGCCGATACCTTGGGAAAAATGCCGAATAAACAAGTGGTTGAACCGAAAATCGATGTGCCGCTTTATCGAGCGCAGGATAAAGCCGTTTTACTGCAATACAAGCCGCTTCAGCCGTCAAAATCCATCGCGCTGTCATTTAGCTATCCGAAAAACGAAGAGCATTTGTTCCGCGCGAAAACCGGCGCTTATCTGGCTTATCTCTTCACCAACAATACCGCCGGCACACTCAGCGACTATCTGATTAAAAACGGCCTATCCGACAGTGGCCTGATTGCGTTACCCGCAGACAACAATGGCGGCAACGAAAGCGCGTTTGTCTTGACCTTGGCCTTAACCGAAAAAGGCTGGCAACAGCGTGATCATATTGTGTCGATGATTTTCCAGCAGATTAAGCTCATCAAACAATCCGGTATCGACGATGCCTACTATCAGGAAATCCGCGAAAGCCTGAAGCAATCCTTCCAAACCACGGATGTGCCAAAAAGCGTGGGTTATGCCTCTGCATTGGCAGAAACCATGTTACGCTATCCGCTGGCCAATATTATTGATGCCGGTTTTGTTGCTGATGGTTTGGACAAAGCCGCTGTCATGGAAAAACTCAATGGCATGACACCCGACAACATGCGCATGATAGAAGTTTCAGACGGCCTCAATCCATCGCAACACACCACGCCTTATTTTGGTGCGGTGTATGATATTCGTCCGTTCACAGCGCAGCAAAAAGCAAAATGGCTGGATTTCAGCGGCAATCCGAAATTGGTTTTGCCCCAGCGCAATCCTTATTTTGCCGATGATTTTTCAGCCAATGCCCAAGGCGTGAAACGCAGCCACCCCAAAGCGCTGCACAATCAAAAAGGCTTAAAAGTTTTCCACATGCCTTCGCAGCATTTTGGCGAGAATCCCGAAGTTACCACTACCATGATGTTCACCATCATGCCCAATCAGCCCGATCTTAAGCTCGGCGTAGCGGCGTTGGCCTACGGCTACATGAACGATTTGGCGCAAAGCCAGCTGAGCTATCAATCACAAATTGCCGGTATGTCAGTGGGCATTACACCGACGGAAACCGGTTTTGTGCTCAACAGCGGCGGCTATGCCCAGCATTTAGGCAAACTCACCACCGATTATCTGAAGAATTTCACCCAAACCCCGCTTAACGCCGACCAGCTCGAACAAGCACGCAAGCGTTTGCTGGACGGCTTGGAAGCGCAGAAAAAAGCCGGCAGTTTGGCGCAAGCGGTATCAGTGTTCCATGATTTTGAGCGCTACCCTACCTTCGATTGGGACGATCTTTATGCCAGCGCCAAAGAAGTGAATCTGCAAGATGTTGCCCTTGTGCGAGAGCGGATTCTCAACAACATCAATGGGCTGCGTGTCTTCTCATTCGGCAATTTTTCCGACAAACAAGTAAAAAAATTGGTGCGCGACGTACAAAAAATCGTGCCGAACGCCAATCATGATGTCTATCGCATGCGCTATCCCGATGTGAGCCAATCCGAGCGCAAACTCAACCACATTGTCAACGTGCCGCATGAAGACAACGCTTTGAGCATCATCTACATGCCCAAAGGCTACGAGCGATTGGAAGGCCGCGTGCGCGCTTCCTTGCTCACGCGCCTCTTGAGCCGCTGGTATTTCGATGATTTACGCACCGACAAGCAGCTTGGCTATAGTGTCAGCCAAGGCGTTTATACCATCGGTAAAACAGCAGGTTTGCAGTTTTCCGTGCAAAGTGCCGATGCGACACCGGCCGAAATCATGCACCACAACCAGCGTTTCTTTAATGAAAGCTGGCAAAAGCTGCAAGACTTGAGTGAAGAAGACGTAGCACGCCAGCGCAACAATATGTTGATCCACTTGCGTCATAAACCCGAATCGCTGAGTCAGGAAGCCGGACGATATTCCAGCGACTTTCTCTATGGCAATTATGAATTTGACACCCGCCAAAAAATTATGGCGTTAACAGAAAAGCTCACCAAGCAAGACTTACTCGATTTCTACCGCAAAGCCGTGATAGAACGGGAAGGTTTCGTCTTCGCTTCACAAGCGCTCGGCAGCAAAGCAAAAAATGGCGATGCTGCGCAATTTGAAGGCTACGAAAAGGTAAACAGCATTGCCAAATTACAGAAGGAATTTGAAATCAAAGAATATTAA